The following proteins come from a genomic window of Populus nigra chromosome 6, ddPopNigr1.1, whole genome shotgun sequence:
- the LOC133697560 gene encoding solanesyl diphosphate synthase 3, chloroplastic/mitochondrial-like isoform X2 — protein MSLSRISRITRNGSRWFLSHQPSSYGFLLSNNSHSSTPKEQLDPFSLVADELSVLANRLRSMVIAEVPKLASAAEYFFKLGVEGKRFRPTVLLLMATALNVRILETTTSGVETTARGVGDALTTELRKRQQSIAEITEMIHVASLLHDDVLDDADTRRGIGSLNFVMGNKVAVLAGDFLLSRACVALASLKNTEVVTLLATVVEHLVTGETMQMTSTSEQRCSMEYYMQKTYYKTASLISNSCKAIALLAGQTTEVAMLAFEYGKNLGLAYQLIDDVLDFTGTSASLGKGSLSDIRHGIVTAPMLFAMEEFPQLRSVIDWGFDKPENIDVALEYLGKSRGIQRTRELAAKHANLAAAAIDSLPETDDEEVRKSRRALVDLTQRVITRNK, from the exons ATGTCATTGTCTCGAATTTCGAGGATCACCAGAAATGGCAGCCGTTGGTTTCTCTCTCATCAACCCTCATCATATGGATTCTTGCTCTCCAACAATTCTCACTCTTCTACTCCAAAG GAACAACTTGACCCGTTTTCACTTGTTGCTGATGAGCTATCAGTTCTTGCTAATAGATTGCGGTCAATGGTAATTGCTGAG GTACCTAAGCTTGCCTCAGCCGCTGAGTACTTTTTCAAATTGGGAGTAGAAGGAAAGAGGTTCCGTCCCACG GTTTTGTTGCTGATGGCAACAGCTTTGAATGTGCGTATACTCGAAACAACAACTAGCGGTGTAGAAACAACAGCTAGGGGTGTAGGAGATGCTTTGACAACAGAACTACGAAAAAGACAGCAATCTATAGCTGAAATTACCGAGATGATCCAT GTGGCGAGTCTTCTGCATGATGATGTGTTGGATGATGCAGATACGAGACGTGGTATTGGTTCGTTAAATTTTGTTATGGGCAATAAG GTGGCAGTACTAGCTGGAGATTTTCTACTTTCACGAGCTTGTGTAGCCCTTGCTTCTTTGAAAAACACAGAA GTTGTTACATTACTAGCGACAGTTGTAGAGCATCTTGTTACTGGTGAAACTATGCAGATGACTTCAACATCTGAGCAACGTTGTAG CATGGAGTATTATATGCAAAAGACGTACTACAAGACAGCATCTTTGATTTCAAATAGCTGCAAGGCAATTGCCCTTCTTGCAGGGCAAACAACAGAAGTTGCAATGTTGGCTTTTGAGTACGGCAAAAATCTg GGATTGGCATATCAATTGATTGATGATGTTCTCGATTTCACAGGCACTTCTGCTTCCCTGGGAAAGGGTTCATTATCTGACATTCGCCAT GGAATTGTAACAGCTCCAATGTTATTTGCTATGGAGGAGTTCCCTCAGTTGCGTTCAGTTATTGACTGGGGCTTTGATAAGCCTGAAAACATTGATGTT GCCCTTGAGTACCTTGGGAAGAGCCGTGGAATACAGAGAACAAGGGAGCTAGCTGCAAAGCATGCGAACCTGGCTGCAGCAGCAATTGATTCTTTACCTGAAACTGATGATGAAGAAGTAAGAAAATCACGGAGGGCACTAGTTGATCTTACTCAAAGAGTAATCACAAGAAATAAATGA
- the LOC133697560 gene encoding solanesyl diphosphate synthase 3, chloroplastic/mitochondrial-like isoform X3 — translation MVIAEVPKLASAAEYFFKLGVEGKRFRPTVLLLMATALNVRILETTTSGVETTARGVGDALTTELRKRQQSIAEITEMIHVASLLHDDVLDDADTRRGIGSLNFVMGNKVAVLAGDFLLSRACVALASLKNTEVVTLLATVVEHLVTGETMQMTSTSEQRCSMEYYMQKTYYKTASLISNSCKAIALLAGQTTEVAMLAFEYGKNLGLAYQLIDDVLDFTGTSASLGKGSLSDIRHGIVTAPMLFAMEEFPQLRSVIDWGFDKPENIDVALEYLGKSRGIQRTRELAAKHANLAAAAIDSLPETDDEEVRKSRRALVDLTQRVITRNK, via the exons ATGGTAATTGCTGAG GTACCTAAGCTTGCCTCAGCCGCTGAGTACTTTTTCAAATTGGGAGTAGAAGGAAAGAGGTTCCGTCCCACG GTTTTGTTGCTGATGGCAACAGCTTTGAATGTGCGTATACTCGAAACAACAACTAGCGGTGTAGAAACAACAGCTAGGGGTGTAGGAGATGCTTTGACAACAGAACTACGAAAAAGACAGCAATCTATAGCTGAAATTACCGAGATGATCCAT GTGGCGAGTCTTCTGCATGATGATGTGTTGGATGATGCAGATACGAGACGTGGTATTGGTTCGTTAAATTTTGTTATGGGCAATAAG GTGGCAGTACTAGCTGGAGATTTTCTACTTTCACGAGCTTGTGTAGCCCTTGCTTCTTTGAAAAACACAGAA GTTGTTACATTACTAGCGACAGTTGTAGAGCATCTTGTTACTGGTGAAACTATGCAGATGACTTCAACATCTGAGCAACGTTGTAG CATGGAGTATTATATGCAAAAGACGTACTACAAGACAGCATCTTTGATTTCAAATAGCTGCAAGGCAATTGCCCTTCTTGCAGGGCAAACAACAGAAGTTGCAATGTTGGCTTTTGAGTACGGCAAAAATCTg GGATTGGCATATCAATTGATTGATGATGTTCTCGATTTCACAGGCACTTCTGCTTCCCTGGGAAAGGGTTCATTATCTGACATTCGCCAT GGAATTGTAACAGCTCCAATGTTATTTGCTATGGAGGAGTTCCCTCAGTTGCGTTCAGTTATTGACTGGGGCTTTGATAAGCCTGAAAACATTGATGTT GCCCTTGAGTACCTTGGGAAGAGCCGTGGAATACAGAGAACAAGGGAGCTAGCTGCAAAGCATGCGAACCTGGCTGCAGCAGCAATTGATTCTTTACCTGAAACTGATGATGAAGAAGTAAGAAAATCACGGAGGGCACTAGTTGATCTTACTCAAAGAGTAATCACAAGAAATAAATGA
- the LOC133697560 gene encoding solanesyl diphosphate synthase 3, chloroplastic/mitochondrial-like isoform X1 yields the protein MSLSRISRITRNGSRWFLSHQPSSYGFLLSNNSHSSTPKVFSCRETYSWTVPSLHVFKHQIHHQSSSLVEEQLDPFSLVADELSVLANRLRSMVIAEVPKLASAAEYFFKLGVEGKRFRPTVLLLMATALNVRILETTTSGVETTARGVGDALTTELRKRQQSIAEITEMIHVASLLHDDVLDDADTRRGIGSLNFVMGNKVAVLAGDFLLSRACVALASLKNTEVVTLLATVVEHLVTGETMQMTSTSEQRCSMEYYMQKTYYKTASLISNSCKAIALLAGQTTEVAMLAFEYGKNLGLAYQLIDDVLDFTGTSASLGKGSLSDIRHGIVTAPMLFAMEEFPQLRSVIDWGFDKPENIDVALEYLGKSRGIQRTRELAAKHANLAAAAIDSLPETDDEEVRKSRRALVDLTQRVITRNK from the exons ATGTCATTGTCTCGAATTTCGAGGATCACCAGAAATGGCAGCCGTTGGTTTCTCTCTCATCAACCCTCATCATATGGATTCTTGCTCTCCAACAATTCTCACTCTTCTACTCCAAAG GTTTTTAGTTGCAGAGAAACTTATTCATGGACTGTACCTTCCTTGCATGTTTTCAAACATCAAATTCATCACCAGAGCAGCTCCTTAGTGGAG GAACAACTTGACCCGTTTTCACTTGTTGCTGATGAGCTATCAGTTCTTGCTAATAGATTGCGGTCAATGGTAATTGCTGAG GTACCTAAGCTTGCCTCAGCCGCTGAGTACTTTTTCAAATTGGGAGTAGAAGGAAAGAGGTTCCGTCCCACG GTTTTGTTGCTGATGGCAACAGCTTTGAATGTGCGTATACTCGAAACAACAACTAGCGGTGTAGAAACAACAGCTAGGGGTGTAGGAGATGCTTTGACAACAGAACTACGAAAAAGACAGCAATCTATAGCTGAAATTACCGAGATGATCCAT GTGGCGAGTCTTCTGCATGATGATGTGTTGGATGATGCAGATACGAGACGTGGTATTGGTTCGTTAAATTTTGTTATGGGCAATAAG GTGGCAGTACTAGCTGGAGATTTTCTACTTTCACGAGCTTGTGTAGCCCTTGCTTCTTTGAAAAACACAGAA GTTGTTACATTACTAGCGACAGTTGTAGAGCATCTTGTTACTGGTGAAACTATGCAGATGACTTCAACATCTGAGCAACGTTGTAG CATGGAGTATTATATGCAAAAGACGTACTACAAGACAGCATCTTTGATTTCAAATAGCTGCAAGGCAATTGCCCTTCTTGCAGGGCAAACAACAGAAGTTGCAATGTTGGCTTTTGAGTACGGCAAAAATCTg GGATTGGCATATCAATTGATTGATGATGTTCTCGATTTCACAGGCACTTCTGCTTCCCTGGGAAAGGGTTCATTATCTGACATTCGCCAT GGAATTGTAACAGCTCCAATGTTATTTGCTATGGAGGAGTTCCCTCAGTTGCGTTCAGTTATTGACTGGGGCTTTGATAAGCCTGAAAACATTGATGTT GCCCTTGAGTACCTTGGGAAGAGCCGTGGAATACAGAGAACAAGGGAGCTAGCTGCAAAGCATGCGAACCTGGCTGCAGCAGCAATTGATTCTTTACCTGAAACTGATGATGAAGAAGTAAGAAAATCACGGAGGGCACTAGTTGATCTTACTCAAAGAGTAATCACAAGAAATAAATGA